From the genome of Geminocystis herdmanii PCC 6308, one region includes:
- a CDS encoding fasciclin domain-containing protein, protein MPDIVDIAVNNDNFKTLVAAVTAANLVDVLKSEGKFTVFAPTDDAFAKLPPGTITTLLQNIPQLSRILTYHVVSGKLMKADLEKMDSVISIEGSPISIDCSDGFEVKNATVIMEDIEADNGVIHVIDNVILMG, encoded by the coding sequence ATGCCAGATATAGTCGATATTGCCGTTAATAACGATAACTTTAAAACCCTTGTTGCCGCCGTTACCGCCGCTAATTTAGTGGATGTGTTGAAAAGCGAAGGTAAATTTACTGTATTTGCCCCCACGGATGATGCTTTTGCGAAACTTCCTCCCGGCACTATTACTACTTTATTACAAAATATTCCCCAATTATCCCGAATTTTAACCTATCATGTGGTGTCAGGAAAATTGATGAAAGCTGATTTAGAAAAGATGGATTCTGTAATCTCTATTGAAGGCTCACCAATTTCGATCGACTGTAGTGATGGTTTTGAGGTGAAAAATGCCACTGTCATCATGGAAGATATTGAAGCGGATAACGGAGTTATTCACGTCATCGATAACGTAATTCTGATGGGATAA
- a CDS encoding ABC transporter ATP-binding protein — protein sequence MTDSLILEVKGVTKQFTGTSLPAVNQVNFSLRQGELLGLLGPSGCGKTTLLRIIAGFEKSSQGSIELGGQIVTGEGRWVEPEKRRTGMVFQDYALFPHLTVAENIAFGLKSKKPRPNNQDILKRVTEVLHLVGLTGLEKRYPHELSGGQQQRIALARALAPQPELILLDEPLSNLDVQVRERLRHEVRTILKSTNTAAIFVTHDQEEAMAIADTIGVMAQGKLVQLGTPEDIYTCPECKFVAEFVTQANFLQATKEGNLWCTELGEWCIDTPVNFDKGELMFRQEDVILKADEEGVTVVEEREFLGREYRYCLQTLSGKRLHARTDVKTQLPVGTKVKLDLVPKTVQIFPVAS from the coding sequence ATGACAGATTCATTAATTCTTGAAGTAAAAGGGGTAACTAAACAGTTTACAGGAACTTCCCTTCCTGCCGTTAATCAAGTTAATTTTAGCTTAAGACAGGGCGAATTGTTAGGATTATTAGGTCCTTCTGGATGTGGCAAAACTACCCTTTTAAGAATTATTGCTGGTTTTGAAAAATCTTCTCAAGGCTCGATCGAACTAGGTGGACAAATAGTTACAGGAGAAGGACGTTGGGTAGAGCCAGAAAAAAGACGTACCGGCATGGTATTTCAAGATTACGCCCTATTCCCTCATTTAACCGTAGCGGAAAATATCGCCTTTGGCTTAAAAAGCAAAAAACCACGGCCTAACAATCAAGATATACTCAAAAGAGTTACAGAGGTTTTGCATTTAGTTGGGTTGACGGGATTAGAAAAACGTTATCCCCACGAATTATCAGGAGGGCAACAACAAAGAATCGCCTTAGCGCGTGCCTTAGCACCTCAACCAGAGTTAATCTTATTAGATGAGCCTTTAAGTAATTTAGATGTACAAGTTAGGGAAAGATTACGCCATGAAGTGAGAACAATTCTTAAAAGTACGAATACTGCGGCTATTTTTGTTACCCATGATCAGGAAGAAGCAATGGCGATCGCTGATACCATAGGAGTTATGGCACAAGGGAAATTAGTACAATTAGGTACACCTGAAGATATTTATACTTGCCCAGAATGTAAATTTGTGGCGGAATTTGTGACTCAAGCCAACTTTTTACAAGCCACCAAAGAAGGTAATTTATGGTGTACAGAATTAGGAGAATGGTGTATTGATACTCCTGTAAATTTCGACAAAGGAGAACTAATGTTTCGTCAGGAAGATGTAATTTTAAAAGCAGACGAAGAAGGGGTAACAGTTGTTGAAGAAAGAGAATTTTTAGGCAGAGAATATCGCTATTGTTTACAAACTTTATCAGGAAAAAGGCTTCACGCTCGTACGGATGTTAAAACACAATTACCCGTTGGCACAAAAGTTAAACTTGATCTTGTTCCAAAAACAGTACAAATATTTCCCGTTGCTTCATAA
- a CDS encoding cation:proton antiporter — MDGSFALTLQIIITVFAGISAQVLGEFLKIPSIVFLLIFGIALGRDGTAILHPELLGLGLEVLVALSVAIILFEGGLNLELKELGQVSGSIRNLVTIGTLITFLGGGMAAHWLGEFPWQIAFLYASLVVVTGPTVVGPLLKQVAVDKRVATILEGEGVLIDPVGAILAVVVLDTIINQSAYSIEIISGLVFRLGVGAIIGGISGWLLGTFQKKANFLGEDLKNLVVLAGVWGTFGLAQTIISESGLMATVIAGIVLKAFSIPEERLLLRFKGQLTTLGVSVLFILLAADLSIDSIFALGWGSVFTILVLMLIVRPLSILICTWKNGMNWRQKAFLAWIAPRGIVSASVASLFSILLTKNGINGGDSIKGLVFLTIMMTVFIQGLSAGWVANLLKITIDQATGAMIIGCNPLGRLIAKLFLAEGESVILIDTDKEACENAKKDNLPVVESSGLDHDVLEEAGILSVGTLITLTNNSDVNLMIAQRALEEFAPPKVLAVFPNHEDKKINANKQKINQAFLPQLVIKTWNKYLTDGQFKLGKTTIKSSSIELQQKHLQSLITKGELLPLLIKRNDKLRVLAVGEEWKVDDEIIYILHDPRSDLLKRLSGNIKSPRFSLDKLPEVEEIPI, encoded by the coding sequence ATGGATGGTTCATTTGCTCTTACGCTACAAATTATTATTACCGTTTTTGCTGGAATTAGCGCCCAAGTATTAGGAGAATTTTTGAAAATACCTAGTATTGTATTTTTACTAATCTTTGGTATCGCTTTAGGTAGAGATGGTACAGCAATTCTACATCCAGAATTATTAGGTTTGGGGTTAGAAGTTTTAGTGGCATTGTCGGTGGCAATCATCCTTTTTGAAGGAGGTTTAAACTTAGAATTAAAAGAGTTAGGGCAAGTTTCAGGAAGTATTCGTAATTTAGTTACCATCGGCACTTTAATCACCTTTTTAGGCGGTGGAATGGCTGCCCATTGGTTGGGGGAGTTTCCTTGGCAAATTGCTTTTTTATACGCTTCTTTAGTGGTAGTAACAGGTCCTACAGTGGTAGGTCCATTATTAAAACAAGTGGCAGTGGATAAGAGGGTAGCCACCATCTTAGAGGGTGAAGGGGTATTAATTGATCCTGTGGGTGCTATCTTAGCAGTAGTGGTGTTAGATACTATTATTAATCAATCTGCCTATTCGATCGAGATTATTTCTGGATTAGTGTTTCGTTTAGGAGTTGGTGCAATAATTGGTGGTATCAGTGGTTGGCTATTAGGCACATTTCAGAAAAAAGCCAATTTCTTAGGAGAAGATTTAAAAAATTTAGTGGTGTTAGCCGGGGTTTGGGGTACATTTGGACTAGCTCAAACCATTATTAGTGAGTCTGGATTAATGGCAACAGTTATCGCAGGAATTGTCTTAAAAGCCTTTAGTATTCCTGAAGAAAGATTATTATTGCGTTTTAAAGGGCAACTGACGACATTAGGGGTATCCGTGTTATTTATCCTCTTAGCAGCGGATTTGTCGATCGACAGTATATTTGCACTAGGTTGGGGTAGTGTTTTTACGATATTAGTATTAATGTTAATCGTGCGCCCCTTGAGTATTTTAATTTGTACATGGAAAAATGGCATGAATTGGCGACAAAAAGCCTTTTTAGCTTGGATTGCACCCCGAGGCATCGTTTCAGCTTCCGTAGCTTCTTTATTTTCCATTTTACTCACCAAAAATGGCATTAACGGGGGAGACTCTATCAAAGGTTTAGTATTTCTTACCATTATGATGACAGTATTTATACAAGGATTAAGTGCAGGTTGGGTGGCAAATTTATTAAAAATTACGATCGATCAAGCTACGGGAGCGATGATAATAGGATGTAACCCCTTAGGTCGATTAATTGCTAAACTATTTTTAGCCGAAGGAGAATCAGTGATTTTAATTGACACCGATAAAGAGGCTTGTGAAAATGCCAAAAAAGATAACTTGCCTGTGGTAGAGAGTAGCGGATTAGATCATGATGTGTTAGAAGAAGCAGGAATTTTGTCAGTCGGCACACTAATCACCTTAACCAATAATAGTGATGTTAACTTAATGATTGCCCAACGAGCCTTAGAAGAATTTGCTCCTCCGAAAGTTTTAGCGGTTTTTCCTAACCATGAAGATAAAAAAATTAACGCTAATAAACAAAAAATAAATCAGGCTTTTTTACCCCAATTAGTCATCAAAACATGGAATAAATATCTCACCGATGGACAATTTAAGCTAGGTAAAACTACCATTAAATCTAGCTCGATCGAACTACAACAAAAACATTTACAAAGTCTTATTACCAAGGGCGAATTATTGCCCTTACTAATCAAGAGAAACGATAAATTAAGGGTGTTGGCAGTGGGAGAAGAATGGAAAGTTGATGATGAAATTATTTACATATTACACGATCCTCGATCGGACTTATTAAAACGCCTCTCTGGTAATATCAAATCCCCTCGTTTTTCCCTAGATAAATTACCCGAAGTAGAGGAAATACCCATTTAA
- a CDS encoding TldD/PmbA family protein has protein sequence MQDYRNLLSDLMSRYRHRVDFLSIRLEKSEGSNIVIKNNQTENLSEGTSVGGQVRACYKGGWGFATFNDLTQLSSRIEDAITSALLIGDDETILAPVIPIQISCELPLTGTNPRLIPLAEKKRLCDRYDRILKEVDEKITSSLVSYNDSQQTILLATSEGSMIQQSWMDCEMRFSSIASNGNIVQTGRETTGTRKAFEDLINLENIVASASKRAVNALKLPSVRGGKYTVVIDPILTGLFVHEAFGHLSEADMAYENPDLLEVMTMGRKFGGEDLQIFDGAMPEGHRGSYYYDDEGTPATTTQLIKDGVLVGRLHSRETAGKLGEMPTGNARCLNYHYPPIVRMTNTWIGRGKTPVADLFKGIKEGVYACNWIGGMTNGEMFTFTAGEAWMIRDDEIAEPVKNVTLSGNVFKTLANISSIGDDFYWDESGGCGKGGQSGLPVGCGGPSLRIKDVVIGGE, from the coding sequence ATGCAAGATTATCGTAACCTTCTCTCGGATTTAATGAGTCGTTATCGTCACCGTGTGGATTTTTTGAGTATTCGGCTGGAAAAGTCTGAGGGTAGTAATATTGTGATTAAAAATAATCAAACTGAAAATCTCAGCGAGGGTACTTCTGTTGGGGGGCAAGTTAGAGCTTGTTATAAGGGGGGTTGGGGATTCGCTACTTTTAATGATTTAACTCAGCTATCCTCCAGAATCGAGGATGCTATTACTTCGGCTTTACTTATCGGGGATGATGAAACTATTTTAGCTCCTGTTATTCCTATACAAATTTCCTGTGAGTTACCTTTAACGGGTACAAATCCTCGCTTGATTCCCCTTGCGGAAAAAAAACGACTGTGCGATCGATACGATCGTATTTTAAAAGAAGTTGATGAAAAAATCACCAGTAGCTTGGTTAGTTATAACGACTCTCAACAAACGATTCTCTTGGCTACTTCTGAAGGCTCAATGATTCAACAATCTTGGATGGATTGCGAAATGAGATTTAGTTCGATCGCATCCAATGGTAATATAGTACAAACGGGGAGAGAAACCACAGGCACAAGAAAAGCCTTTGAAGACCTAATCAACCTCGAAAATATTGTTGCTAGTGCTTCTAAAAGAGCCGTTAATGCCCTTAAACTGCCTTCCGTACGAGGGGGGAAATATACGGTGGTTATTGACCCAATTTTAACGGGTTTATTTGTCCATGAAGCCTTTGGTCACTTGTCTGAAGCTGATATGGCTTACGAAAACCCCGATTTGTTGGAAGTAATGACAATGGGGCGTAAATTCGGAGGGGAAGATTTACAAATTTTTGACGGTGCAATGCCCGAAGGACATCGAGGCAGTTATTATTATGATGATGAGGGTACACCAGCCACTACGACTCAATTAATTAAAGATGGTGTTTTAGTGGGAAGGCTACACTCAAGGGAAACCGCAGGAAAATTGGGGGAAATGCCCACGGGTAACGCTAGATGTTTAAATTATCATTATCCTCCCATCGTGCGCATGACTAACACATGGATAGGAAGGGGAAAAACTCCCGTGGCGGATTTGTTTAAGGGGATAAAAGAGGGAGTTTATGCTTGTAATTGGATTGGCGGTATGACTAACGGTGAAATGTTTACCTTCACCGCAGGAGAGGCATGGATGATTCGAGATGATGAAATTGCTGAACCTGTCAAAAATGTTACTTTATCGGGTAATGTCTTTAAAACTCTAGCAAATATAAGCTCGATCGGCGATGATTTTTATTGGGATGAATCAGGAGGATGTGGTAAAGGTGGACAAAGTGGTTTACCTGTAGGTTGTGGTGGTCCCAGTTTGCGCATCAAAGATGTGGTTATTGGAGGAGAATGA
- a CDS encoding TldD/PmbA family protein — protein sequence MSHSLHNINSWKNSFNIVNEKLYNQLKSDEYLIVQLRAENTQFIRFNNAKIRQTGVVIDGEITLKLITNKRVTYAEFPLTGDVDIDVKNALDNLVYARSTLENLPDDPYIIIPKNQGSSHEIYEGKLLSYEEAIEEILKPVQGLDFTGYYAGGSIIRANYNSLGQKHWFSTDSFFIDYSLINHNEKAIKGTFSARDWHKEKYHHQIDYHQQELQQLNLPIHEVKKGSYRTYLAPCAVADLLGMFSWGAISEASLRQGGSALAKLREGETLSPLFHLKENFHSGNVPRFNDFGEMSADELPLIVEGELVNSLISSRTALEYGLKSNGASSYEALRSPEIAEGTLSENEILKEIDTGLYLSNLHYLNWSDRTQGRITGMTRYGCFWVENGEIVATIKDLRFDESLYSFFGKNLLAFTDFREFIPEVSTYEARSLGGSLVPGALVDNFTFTL from the coding sequence ATGTCTCATTCGTTACACAATATCAATTCTTGGAAAAACTCTTTTAATATAGTTAATGAAAAACTTTATAATCAACTCAAAAGTGATGAATATTTAATTGTACAATTAAGAGCAGAAAATACTCAATTTATTCGCTTTAATAACGCCAAAATTAGACAAACAGGAGTGGTAATTGATGGAGAAATTACTTTAAAATTAATTACCAATAAAAGGGTAACTTATGCTGAATTTCCCTTGACGGGAGATGTGGATATTGATGTTAAAAATGCTTTAGATAATCTTGTTTATGCTCGATCGACCTTAGAAAATTTACCAGATGATCCCTATATTATTATCCCTAAAAATCAAGGCTCATCCCACGAAATTTATGAAGGAAAATTACTTAGTTATGAAGAAGCCATAGAAGAAATTTTAAAGCCCGTTCAAGGATTAGATTTTACGGGATATTATGCGGGGGGTTCAATTATTAGAGCTAATTATAATTCTTTAGGACAAAAACACTGGTTTAGTACCGATTCTTTTTTCATTGATTACTCTTTAATTAACCATAATGAAAAGGCAATCAAAGGCACTTTTTCCGCTAGAGATTGGCATAAAGAAAAATATCACCATCAAATTGACTATCATCAACAGGAATTACAACAATTAAATTTACCGATTCACGAGGTGAAAAAGGGCAGTTATCGCACCTATCTTGCACCTTGTGCCGTTGCCGACTTATTGGGGATGTTTTCATGGGGTGCTATTAGTGAAGCATCTTTGCGTCAGGGAGGAAGTGCTTTAGCAAAACTGAGGGAAGGGGAAACTTTATCTCCCCTATTTCATCTCAAGGAGAATTTTCATAGTGGTAATGTACCTCGTTTTAACGATTTTGGGGAAATGTCAGCAGATGAATTACCTTTAATTGTGGAGGGTGAGTTAGTTAATAGTTTAATTAGTAGTCGCACTGCCCTTGAATATGGGTTAAAATCGAATGGTGCGAGTAGTTATGAAGCATTACGATCGCCCGAAATTGCAGAGGGTACATTATCAGAAAACGAGATATTAAAAGAGATAGACACGGGATTATATTTGTCTAACTTACATTATCTCAACTGGAGCGATCGAACTCAAGGAAGAATTACGGGCATGACTCGTTACGGTTGTTTTTGGGTAGAAAATGGAGAAATAGTGGCAACTATTAAAGATTTGCGGTTTGATGAATCTCTATACTCCTTTTTTGGCAAAAATTTACTCGCTTTCACCGATTTTCGAGAGTTTATCCCTGAAGTGAGTACCTATGAAGCTCGATCGTTGGGGGGTTCACTTGTACCCGGTGCTTTAGTGGATAACTTCACCTTTACCTTATAA